The Pseudomonas sp. IB20 region CCACCCACAACATCTGGCCAATGACCAAAGTCGGTATTCGTGAATACCCACTGGTTGAGTACCTCGCCGGCCAACTGATGCTGTCGGATGACGACCGCTTCAAGGCGCTGCAAGAGTACTTCCCGAACGCCAAGCAATCCGACTGGCGCCTGTGGCAAGCCGGTCAGCGCGTGCAGATCATTAAGCGTGACGAAGAGCAGGGCGGCGTCCTGAAACTCGGCACCGAAGTGGTCAGCTCCGCCGACAACACCATCGCCGGCCTGTTGGGTGCATCGCCAGGCGCGTCCACCGCGGCTCCGATCATGCTGACCGTGCTGCAGAAAGTGTTCAAGGACAAGGTCGCGACCCCTGAGTGGCAGGCCAAACTGCACCAGATCGTACCGAGCTACGGCACCAAGCTGAACGACAGCCCTGAGGCTGTTGCCAAGGAATGGGCCTACACCGCCGGTATCCTGCAACTGACGCCACCGCCTGCGATTCCGCAGATGGCCGCGCCAAAGGCCACCGAGGCTGCCAAGCCTGCGGCTGAGCCGAGCAAGCCGGCGTCTGACTTGGCGCTGTAAGCCAAGCCTGATGTAAAAAAGCCCGCTGAACCGGGAACGGTCAGCGGGCTTTTTTGTGCGTGGTATTCAGGCGCGGGAGCGTTCGACCGGCGGCAGTTCCACCGTGCGTTCGGCGGCTGCCAGCGCCGCCGTTAAACCCGCTTGGTCCAGCGGCACGCAATACGCAGGTTTCGCCCGTTCAAAACGCCAGCTTTCATCCAGCCCGCCGGCGTCCACGGCATCGAAACCGAGCTGGTCGAGCAGCTTGATCACTTGCGCCTTCGCTGCGGCGTCATCGGCGGCCACCGGCAGTGCGCGGCGGTCTGGCGCGCCGTGGGGGCGGGCGTGTTGCGTCAGGTCGGGCGCAAAAATCGCATTGAACACTTTGACCACGTGAGCGTGCGGTAGATGCTCGGCGAGCAGCCGGCTGGTGGTGGTTTCAAAGCGGTCCAGCACGGCGATGTGCCCATCGCGGTCGGGGTAGTAATTGTTGGCGTCCATCACCGTTTTGCCTTCCAGCCATTGCGCGGGCACGCTGCGGTAATGCTCCAGGGGGATGGCCACCAGCACCACGTCGCCATACTTGGCGGCGTCTTCAGCACTGCCCACCTGCACGCCGAGCATGCCGCTGAGCACGCTGCTCATGGTCTGCGGGCCACGGGAGTTGCTCAACATCACTTCATGCCCGGCGGCCAGCGCCAGCTGTGCCACGGCACGCCCGATAAAACCTGCTCCAATCACACCGATCTTCATGGTCTTGCTCCTCGTCAGTCGTCGAGCGGTTATGATGATTGGCAACCAGTTGGCGATAAATGAGCGTTCTGGTGTTGGTGTTGTTACTGGGAGTGGGGAATGATGGACCGTCTTTCAAGCATGAATGCCTTTGTGATGGCCGCCGAGTTGGGCTCCTACGCCCGCGCCGCCGAGCGCTTGAATATGTCTGCGCAAATGGTGGCCAAGCATGTGGCTGCGCTGGAGCAACGGTTGGGCGCGCGTTTGCTCAACCGCACCACGCGTCGGCAAAGCCTGACGGAGTTGGGGCAGGCGTACTACGAGCGCTGCAAACATATTCTGACGGAGGCCGAGGCTGCCGATTCGCTCGCCCAGATCATGAATGACACGCCGCGCGGCAAGCTGAGAGTCACCGCCCCGGTCACCTTCGGCTCCTACAGCCTGATGCCGCTGATTACCGCGTTTTTGCGCGACAACCCGGACGTGGAAATCGACCTGCACCTGACGGATCGTTTCGTCGACTTGGTGGAGGAAGGCTATGAAGCGGCGTTCCGCATCGGCCCGCTGGCCACCACCGGGTTGACGGCCCGGCCACTGGCGCCTTATCGCCTGGTGGTGTGCGCGGCGCCTGCTTACCTGGCGGCGCGGGGTACGCCGCAGCGTCCGGCGGACCTTGCGCAGCATGAATGCCTGGGCTACGCCTTTTGGTCACGCCCGGCGGACCGCGAATGGGTCTTTCACCAAGGCGCGACGCCTTACAGGGTGCAGGTTGCCAGCCGCCTTCAGATCAATGAAAGCCGGGCGTTGATGTCGGCGGCACTGGATGGCTTCGGCATCGTGCTGGGCCCCGAAGACTTTCTGCGCACGGCCTTGGCCAAGGGCGAGTTGGTGCAGGTGCTGCCGGCATTTGAGGCGCCCAGCCGCCCCATGCACTTGGTCTACACCGCCAACCGGCAGCGCACCGCCAAGTTGCGGCGGTTTGTCGAGGCGGTGCTGGCGCGCTTCGGCCCGGCGTGAGGGCTCACATGTGGAAACCCTGTTTAACCTGCGCATACAGATGCAGGGCCAGTGCATTGCTGCTATCGCACAGCAGGTACAGATGATGCACCGGCAAGGGCGGTAACTCGAACCCTGCAATCACTTGCGTCAGGCCGGTGCCCATGCGGCTTTCCTCGATCAACCCGACCGCCACGCCGCTGCGGATACAGGCCTCGACCGCTGTGGAGTTGGGGCTCTCCAGCAATACCCGGTGGTAAATCCCGTGATCCTTCAGCGCCTGCAACGCCGCCGCACGGTACGGGCAGCCGGCCACCGGCACGGTGATCGGCAGCGCCGCATTCGGCGCGCAACGGAAGCCCTCGGCCGCCACCCACAGCGGCTGCACCGGCCCCAGGCGTTCGCCCTGGGCCAGCGGTTGTGCGCTGACGGTGATGGCCAGGTCGAGTTGGTTGGCCATAAACCTATTCAGCAGTTCACCGCTGGTGCGCGCTTCGACTTCCAGCTCCAGCAGCGGGTTGTCGGCGATCAAACGGGGCAGGAGCGCCTGCATGAACGCCGGAGCGTAGGTGTCCGGAATGCCCAGGCGAATCTTGCCCTGCATGCGCTGTGGCATCAGCGCGATCAGCAGGCGGTCGTGGCTCTTGAGAAACTCGATGGTTTCGCCCAGAAGCTTCTGGCCGTAGAGGGTCAGTTCAACGCCTTGGTTGCTGCGGCTGAACAGGCGCTGGCCAATTTGGTCTTCGAGCTTTTGAATCTGTGTGGTCACGGTCGACGCGCTGCGGTGCACATGCTCGGCCGCCTCGTTGAAGCGCCGAAAGCGCGCGACGGCATGGAAGGTACGCAGCAGATCGATATTCAGTTGTTTGGCCATGATTCCACTATTACGGATTAGTAGTGCCGTTAATTCAAATATACAGAAGCATGCGCGGCTCTTAGCCTTTGCGTCAATGTGCACTGACGGGAGGCTTCATGACGCGATCAACCTTAAAGCGGCTGCTGTTGCAGGTGGCGTTTGTTCTGTCGTGGAGCTCCGGCTATATCGGCGCCAAGTTGGGTACCCAAGGCGGCGGGGCGTTCAACCTGCTGTTCTGGCGCTTCCTGTTGGTCTCGGTGTGCCTGGGGCTGTTTTTGAATGTGAGGTTGTTGAAGGTTTCATGGGCTCAGGTTCGCCATTACGCCGTGATCGGCTTTCTGTCGCAGTTCCTGTACCTGAGTTGCCTGTACGTGGCGATCCAGAATGGCTTGCCGCCTGGCATTGCTGCGATCATTGCGGCGCTGCAGCCGTTGATGACAGCGGCACTGTCGACCGGCAGCGCGGCGGAGCGCAGCGGTGGCTGGCAGTGGCTCGGGCTGTTGATTAGCTTCGGCGGGGTGTCGATCGTGATTGCCGGGCAGTATGGCAGCGGCGGCCAAAGCGTCGGCCTGGTCATGTACCTGTTGCCACTGGCCTCGGCGTTGGGGCTGACACTGGCGACCTTGTATGAGCGCCGCACCGTGCACCGCCAGGACGCAGGCTTGGTGTTGCCGCTGTTTATCCAGTCGCTGCTGACCCTGGTCGGCTTTACCGCTGCGGTGCTTTACACCGACACGCTGAGTATTCCCCACGATCCTGACGTGTTGATCTCGATTGTCTGGCTGACGCTGTTCT contains the following coding sequences:
- a CDS encoding DMT family transporter, which produces MTRSTLKRLLLQVAFVLSWSSGYIGAKLGTQGGGAFNLLFWRFLLVSVCLGLFLNVRLLKVSWAQVRHYAVIGFLSQFLYLSCLYVAIQNGLPPGIAAIIAALQPLMTAALSTGSAAERSGGWQWLGLLISFGGVSIVIAGQYGSGGQSVGLVMYLLPLASALGLTLATLYERRTVHRQDAGLVLPLFIQSLLTLVGFTAAVLYTDTLSIPHDPDVLISIVWLTLFSTFVAYLSLWMLLRVMTATHVAALVYLEPPVTLVWAALMFGDVIAGSTYAGIAVVVAGLLLVRLKRPTVACAS
- a CDS encoding NADPH-dependent F420 reductase, which encodes MKIGVIGAGFIGRAVAQLALAAGHEVMLSNSRGPQTMSSVLSGMLGVQVGSAEDAAKYGDVVLVAIPLEHYRSVPAQWLEGKTVMDANNYYPDRDGHIAVLDRFETTTSRLLAEHLPHAHVVKVFNAIFAPDLTQHARPHGAPDRRALPVAADDAAAKAQVIKLLDQLGFDAVDAGGLDESWRFERAKPAYCVPLDQAGLTAALAAAERTVELPPVERSRA
- a CDS encoding LysR family transcriptional regulator — protein: MMDRLSSMNAFVMAAELGSYARAAERLNMSAQMVAKHVAALEQRLGARLLNRTTRRQSLTELGQAYYERCKHILTEAEAADSLAQIMNDTPRGKLRVTAPVTFGSYSLMPLITAFLRDNPDVEIDLHLTDRFVDLVEEGYEAAFRIGPLATTGLTARPLAPYRLVVCAAPAYLAARGTPQRPADLAQHECLGYAFWSRPADREWVFHQGATPYRVQVASRLQINESRALMSAALDGFGIVLGPEDFLRTALAKGELVQVLPAFEAPSRPMHLVYTANRQRTAKLRRFVEAVLARFGPA
- a CDS encoding LysR substrate-binding domain-containing protein — translated: MAKQLNIDLLRTFHAVARFRRFNEAAEHVHRSASTVTTQIQKLEDQIGQRLFSRSNQGVELTLYGQKLLGETIEFLKSHDRLLIALMPQRMQGKIRLGIPDTYAPAFMQALLPRLIADNPLLELEVEARTSGELLNRFMANQLDLAITVSAQPLAQGERLGPVQPLWVAAEGFRCAPNAALPITVPVAGCPYRAAALQALKDHGIYHRVLLESPNSTAVEACIRSGVAVGLIEESRMGTGLTQVIAGFELPPLPVHHLYLLCDSSNALALHLYAQVKQGFHM